The Flavobacterium sp. N2270 genome contains the following window.
TAACCTGAATTTTAAATTTATCAATTGTAGGGAAGTTTTTTTCTGCACGAAGCTTTTGTATAAAATCAGGATTTTTACTTAACTCTTGTATTACAAAATTTGGCAAATAAGGATGTTTGATTACAAATGCGACATAATTCTCTGTAAATTTTCTTATTTTTTCAATTAAATCGGTGTCGTCATTCAACACTTTATTTAATTGAGGAGCTAACAATTTAAAAGCACTTTTAAAAACTGCCTCGAATAAAAGTTGTTTGCTTCTATAATAATAATGTAATAATGCCTTATTTATATTGGCTTTATCCGCAATTTCTTGCATTCTTGCTCCAGCCATTCCTTTCTGTAGGAAAACTTCCTTTGCTGCATTTAATATTTCAGTTTCAGTATTTTCTGATTCTTTATTATTCATAATGTTTAACTATCTGATTTAACTATTTGGTTAACAAATTTATTGAAAATATATTTATTAAACCTTATTTAAGATTTATTTAACATAAATCATTTATTTATATTTGATTAATATTCAACTAGAAATTACATTTTTATTTAATTGGCTATTATTTAGAACAGTGAATTTATCTTTTAAAATTTTCATATCATCGCTTACTTTTCTATCTAAAACCTTTGCATAATGTTGGGTAGTTCTTAAATTTTTATGTCCAAGCATTTTACTTACACTTTCAATTGGCACTCCATTTGTAAGCGTTACAGTTGTCGCAAATGTATGTCGGGCAATGTGAAAGGTTAATTCTTTTTCTATTTCACAAACAGCAGCAATTTCTTTTAAATAGGAATTCATTTTTTGATTGGATAGGATAGGAAGTAATTTTTCTTGATTATTACTTTGAGGATGGTTTTCATATTTATCAATTATCATCTGTGTAACTGGTAAGATTGGAATTTTAGAAGCACTTTCTGTTTTCTGTCTGTGTGTAAATATCCATTTCTCACCATCAATACCGAAGCTTATATGCGACTTTGTTAAGTTTTTGACATCTATGTAAGCAAGACCAGTAAAACAGCTAAAAAGAAATATATCGCGAACTAGTGAAAGTCTTTCTGTTTTAAATTCTTTTTCAATTATAGCTTGAACTTCCTCTTCAGATAAATAAACTCTTTCAACTTCTTTAACTTTTGATTTATAGTTTGCAAATGGGTTCTTGTCAAGCCAGTCATTGGCCAAACATATCTTGATAATTTTATTGAAGTTCTTGATGTATTTAACAGCTGTGTTATTCGCACAATTTCTAACACTTCTTAACCAGAATTCATAATCGGTTATAAAAGCGTGATCAATCTTGGTAATATCAATATCTGAAATATTATATTTCCATTGCATGAACTCAATAGTGTGTTTTAAAGAAGTGTTGTAACGTTCTAATGTTCCTGGTGCATATTCTTTACCTACCAATTCTTTTATTTTGTTGTTATGGTCTTGGAATATAGGAACTAACATTCTTTGACGTTCTTCGGTTCCGAGCAACTTATTTTTAAAGTTTTCAATTGATAATGTTTCATTACGATGGAGTAGTTCCATTTGAGCATCTAATACTTTAGATTTCATTAAATCAAGGTAGCTATTGATTGAACGAGCTTCTTCTGTTGTACCTTTCATTTTAGCTAATTCGCTTGACCATTTTGATTTTTCTACAAACTTTTTGGTGCTAAACTCTAAACGTTTACCATCGACTGTTAGTCTTACATAAATTGGAAGTAGTCCGTTTGAATTGGCTTTTGTGCTTTTAGCATAAAAGTGAAGTGTGATTTTTGTTTTCATTGTGGTGACCAATTAATTATTATTCAATTTAAATTTCTTCTTTAAATCAAACAAGATGTTTACTGACTGAACGAGTTATTGAACATGTCTTTGAACCTAATGTTTGCAGTTGTTGAGGTAATTTAGCGAGACCCTAATTTTTGAATTTTCTAGGGTCTCGATTTTATCTCGATTTAAATAAGATTGAATGAATAATTTGGTATGTCTGCAAAAGCAAAAACCCTGTAAATCATAAGATTTACAGGGTTTTGATACCGTTTAGGATTTTTTCAGCGGAGAAAGAGGGATTCGAACCCCCGGACCTGTTACAGTCAACAGTTTTCAAGACTGCCGCATTCGACCGCTCTGCCATTTCTCCAGTAATTATCGCTTTACTTCCGTATTGCGAGTGCAAATATAGGATGATTTTTTTACTTACAAAATAAAAATGATAAAAAAATTATACTTTTTTTTATTTGTTTTCATAACGTTTTGACTTTCAGTTAATATATGGTTTTGTCTTATTAAAATATTTTTTCTTTTCTAGATTTAAATATCTTTGCAGTCATATAATTATTTTAAATAAATGGACTTTCCTTTAGAATATCTATTACTTATTCCGATCGGTTTTATTGCTGGTTTTTTAAATACTGTTGCTGGAGGTGGAACTTTATTGACCTTGCCAACTTTGATTTTTTTAGGATTACCTGCTTCTGTTGCAAATGGTACAAATAGAATTGCAATTTTAGTTCAAACATTTGCCGCTATAAAGGGGTTTAAGAGCAAAGGAGAATCAATGTACCCATTTAGTTTATATCTTGGAATATCAGCATTCTTAGGTTCGTTTATAGGCGCAAAACTTGCCATTGATATAAATGGTGAGCTATTCAACAAAATACTAGCATTAATTATGCTTATGGTGTTGTTAATAATTATAGTTAAGCCAAAAGTTAACTTGGCAACCCTAACTGAAAAAATTACTGGTAAAACATTAGGAGTTTCAATTGTTATTTTCTTTTTCTTAGGAATTTATGGTGGTTTTATAAATGCCGGAATTGGTTTTTTAATGTTGTTAATTCTTCCTTATGTTAACGGATTGACTCTTTTAAAGTCTAATGTTACAAAAGTATTTGTAGTCTGTATGTATACAGTAGGAGCAGTGTTGGTTTTTGCTTACGAAAATAAAATAAATTATCCTTTAGCCTTTATATTGACTATTGGTAATGCTTCTGGTGCTTGGGTGGCGAGTAGGTGGTCAGTAAAAAAAGACGATAAAGTAATTAAACTATTTTTAATAATTACTGTATCGTCTTTAGCTGTAAAATTGTGGTTTTTTAATTGATTTAGTAATTTACATAATCAACTATTTCAAGTCCGTAACCTATCATTCCAACACGTTTTGTGTGTTCTGTTTGATTAGAAAGTAATTTGATTTTTGAAATATCTATATCGTGTAAAATTTGGGCGCCAATGCCAAAATCTTTATTGTCCATTTTAATACTTGGCGCTTTTACAATTCCTTTTTCTTGAAGCTCTTTTAATTCTGTTAATCTAGAAAGTAATTCTAATGATTTTACTTCTTGATTAATGAATATAACGGCGCCTTGACCTTCTTCATTGATTTTTTTGAACATTCCATCTAGCTTTTTATCAGCATCGTTAGTTAATGTTCCTAATATATCATTGTTTACTTGTGTTGAGTTAATTCTTGTTAAAACCGCATCTCCACTGTTCCAAGTTCCTTTCGTAAGTGCTAAATGTACTTGTTTATTTGTAGTTTGTAAATAGGCTCTTAAGCGGAAAGTTCCAAAACGTGTTTCAATTTCAAAATCTTCCTTCTTTTGAATTAAACTATCATGCAACATTCTATAAGCAACTAAATCTTCAATTGAGACCAATTTTAAATCGAATTTTTTAGCAACTTCAACAAGTTCAGGTAAACGAGCCATGGTTCCATCTTCGTTCATGATTTCAACGATAACTCCGGCTGATTTAAAACCAGCTAAGCGAGCAAAATCAATTGCAGCTTCTGTATGACCTGTTCTTCTTAAAACACCACCTTGTTTTGCAATAAGTGGAAAAATATGACCTGGACGAGCTAAATCAAAAGGTTTTGTGTCTGGGTTTACCAATGATAAAACTGTTTTTGCTCTATCTGCAGCAGAAATTCCGGTTGTAACTCCGTTTCCTCTTAAATCTACAGAAACAGTAAAGGCAGTTTCCATATGATCAGTATTATTTCTCACCATTGCATGTAAATCTAATTCTTTACAGCGAGATTCGGTTAATGGAGTACATATAAGTCCACGACCATGAGTTGCCATGAAATTTATCATTTCTGGCGTTACCATTTCGGCAGCTGCTAAAAAATCGCCTTCATTTTCTCTATCTTCATCATCAACTACTATTATAACTTTGCCTTGTCGAATGTCTTCTATGGCTTCTTCAATAGTGTTAAGTTTTATCTTGTTAGACATTATAATTTGTTGTTTTGTTTATTAAACTTTGAAATTATTTTTTTGAAAGGATCTGTAATCCAATCAAAATTAATCATTATTCCAATATCATTTGTAGCTCTATAAGTAAATAAAATTGCTAATGGTGTTAAAATAATTGACGAAAGCCAAACTCCTAACATAACCGGTAAAGCGTCTTCTTCAGCAAGTTTTCTGCCGAATAGATTTAAAAAGTGATATAAAATAAAAATTACAATTGCTAATACCATTGGTAATCCTAATCCGCCTTTTCTGATGATTGCTCCAAGTGGTGCTCCAATAAAAAACATTAAAAGACATGAATACGCCATTATGAACTTTTCATGAATAACAATCCAATGAGAATTAATATTTTTCTTTTTATATTCTAAATCCGTTTTACCATTACTAATACTAAACTCTGTGCTAATAGTATTATTTTTGGCTAATTCTAAGACTTTTTTTGCTTGTTCTAATGATAATATTTTTAATATATCTTTTGTAGATTTATTATCAACTACAGCAATATTTTGATTTTTTTTAGAGTTAAAAATATTATCATTACGTGTAACAATATTTTCTGAAAACGAAACTATTTCTTTATTGTATTGATTTTGAAGTGAATCTACAGAATATTTTAACTCTCCAATGTTTAACATCTTTTCAGATGTTATTTCTTGATTGTCATCAACCTTATTTAGTTTAGATAAATCAATATTTATAACGTATTTTTTAAAACTACTTTTTGCAAAAGGTTGTTTTTTTCGATCATTAATATCGCTTGGCTGTATGTTTTCGTAATAATTACCATCTAGTAATGTAAGTTGTAGTAAGTTAGAATCTTCTGTACTTCCTAAAATTCCTTTTTTAGATTTAATTACAGTATTTGCACCAAACCCATAGTTGGTATTTTTAATATGCATTATTACCCCATCAAGTAACTCTCCATTATCTCCTGATTTTTTATCAACTTTTATACTTATATTTCCTATAGTATTAAACTGTCCTTCAGCAAT
Protein-coding sequences here:
- a CDS encoding TetR/AcrR family transcriptional regulator encodes the protein MNNKESENTETEILNAAKEVFLQKGMAGARMQEIADKANINKALLHYYYRSKQLLFEAVFKSAFKLLAPQLNKVLNDDTDLIEKIRKFTENYVAFVIKHPYLPNFVIQELSKNPDFIQKLRAEKNFPTIDKFKIQVNEAIDKGIIKPIEAEQLFINIISLNIFPFIGEPLLMALVNMDKESYKKLLKKRKTEVSEFIINSIKI
- a CDS encoding site-specific integrase — protein: MKTKITLHFYAKSTKANSNGLLPIYVRLTVDGKRLEFSTKKFVEKSKWSSELAKMKGTTEEARSINSYLDLMKSKVLDAQMELLHRNETLSIENFKNKLLGTEERQRMLVPIFQDHNNKIKELVGKEYAPGTLERYNTSLKHTIEFMQWKYNISDIDITKIDHAFITDYEFWLRSVRNCANNTAVKYIKNFNKIIKICLANDWLDKNPFANYKSKVKEVERVYLSEEEVQAIIEKEFKTERLSLVRDIFLFSCFTGLAYIDVKNLTKSHISFGIDGEKWIFTHRQKTESASKIPILPVTQMIIDKYENHPQSNNQEKLLPILSNQKMNSYLKEIAAVCEIEKELTFHIARHTFATTVTLTNGVPIESVSKMLGHKNLRTTQHYAKVLDRKVSDDMKILKDKFTVLNNSQLNKNVISS
- a CDS encoding sulfite exporter TauE/SafE family protein, whose product is MDFPLEYLLLIPIGFIAGFLNTVAGGGTLLTLPTLIFLGLPASVANGTNRIAILVQTFAAIKGFKSKGESMYPFSLYLGISAFLGSFIGAKLAIDINGELFNKILALIMLMVLLIIIVKPKVNLATLTEKITGKTLGVSIVIFFFLGIYGGFINAGIGFLMLLILPYVNGLTLLKSNVTKVFVVCMYTVGAVLVFAYENKINYPLAFILTIGNASGAWVASRWSVKKDDKVIKLFLIITVSSLAVKLWFFN
- the ribB gene encoding 3,4-dihydroxy-2-butanone-4-phosphate synthase codes for the protein MSNKIKLNTIEEAIEDIRQGKVIIVVDDEDRENEGDFLAAAEMVTPEMINFMATHGRGLICTPLTESRCKELDLHAMVRNNTDHMETAFTVSVDLRGNGVTTGISAADRAKTVLSLVNPDTKPFDLARPGHIFPLIAKQGGVLRRTGHTEAAIDFARLAGFKSAGVIVEIMNEDGTMARLPELVEVAKKFDLKLVSIEDLVAYRMLHDSLIQKKEDFEIETRFGTFRLRAYLQTTNKQVHLALTKGTWNSGDAVLTRINSTQVNNDILGTLTNDADKKLDGMFKKINEEGQGAVIFINQEVKSLELLSRLTELKELQEKGIVKAPSIKMDNKDFGIGAQILHDIDISKIKLLSNQTEHTKRVGMIGYGLEIVDYVNY
- a CDS encoding LptF/LptG family permease — protein: MITFTTVFVILFFIFILQGIWLFIADLAGKDLDFFTIIKFLSFYAPTIVPLVLPLSVLLAGIMTFGSFSENYEFAAMKSAGISLNRAMRMLSLAIVLLSLVTFVFANNVIPNAQYRFLNLRKTIIQQKPAMAIAEGQFNTIGNISIKVDKKSGDNGELLDGVIMHIKNTNYGFGANTVIKSKKGILGSTEDSNLLQLTLLDGNYYENIQPSDINDRKKQPFAKSSFKKYVINIDLSKLNKVDDNQEITSEKMLNIGELKYSVDSLQNQYNKEIVSFSENIVTRNDNIFNSKKNQNIAVVDNKSTKDILKILSLEQAKKVLELAKNNTISTEFSISNGKTDLEYKKKNINSHWIVIHEKFIMAYSCLLMFFIGAPLGAIIRKGGLGLPMVLAIVIFILYHFLNLFGRKLAEEDALPVMLGVWLSSIILTPLAILFTYRATNDIGIMINFDWITDPFKKIISKFNKQNNKL